In a genomic window of Telopea speciosissima isolate NSW1024214 ecotype Mountain lineage chromosome 5, Tspe_v1, whole genome shotgun sequence:
- the LOC122663091 gene encoding uncharacterized protein LOC122663091, producing MGTPKEVYNTLEEKLKRTVFLDNLSPHVTAAVLKSALGQFVNVIEVQFIPNYMGPSNIPRCALVELETVKQAQSIVEEMTNYPFMMSGMPRPVRACVTQKEMFDRPKKSGLDIRCRWADPMDPNFEVATKEKDLIKKHQAEASLLKKVKLCIPMHSRFLTMKNHVFLLQLELEEEEKLMKHQYEVLQANYKKFEMIDSVVADKTLTCLASRYGMRMKDD from the exons ATGGGGACTCCAAAGGAGGTGTACAATACCTTAGAGGAGAAGTTGAAGAGGACTGTTTTTCTTGACAACCTCTCACCACATGTTACTGCTGCTGTATTAAAATCTGCCCTGGGGCAGTTTGTGAATGTCattgaggtgcagttcattccAAACTACATGGGACCAAGCAACATCCCACGGTGTGCCTTGGTGGAGTTGGAAACTGTAAAACAAGCCCAAAGCATTGTTGAGGAGATGACCAATTACCCCTTCATGATGTCTGGGATGCCAAGACCTGTGAGAGCATGTGTTACTCAAAAAGAGATGTTTGATCGCCCCAAAAAATCAGGTCTAGATATTCGGTGTCGTTGGGCGGATCCTATGGACCCAAACTTTGAGGTGGCAACAAAGGAGAAGGATCTGATCAAGAAACATCAAGCAGAAGCTTCTCTGTTGAAGAAGGTAAAACTGTGTATTCCCATGCATTCCAGGTTTCTTAC AATGAAAAACCATGTTTTTCTTTTGCAGCTGGaactggaagaagaagagaagctaaTGAAGCATCAGTATGAGGTTCTTCAAGCGAACTACAAGAAATTTGAGATGATTGATA GTGTTGTAGCTGATAAGACTCTCACTTGCCTTGCTTCTCGGTATGGCATGAGAATGAAAGACGATTGA
- the LOC122662130 gene encoding pathogenesis-related thaumatin-like protein 3.5 — MMAPFMRLLSIVVLVIIMVTSGAKLIESSRAFTIVNDCKDTIWPGIYGENFGGDGFALKSGQSTVFNAPVGWSGRIWGRTGCNFDENGNGSCQTGSCGNSIKCIASGKTPVSLAEFTLASIDYYDVSLVDGFNLPVVVKPLNGKGNCTVAGCDGDLRPYCPLELAVKSGKKIIGCRSACDVFGTDQYCCNGNYGNPVTCQPTYYSKRFKQACPAAYSYAYDDPTSVFTCSASDYLIIFCSSRKDKVCIFHDHKLTCNGSNGLTALAGRRWTIILGFILIIINLWIVF; from the exons ATGATGGCTCCATTTATGAGATTACTTTCAATTGTGGTGTTAGTGATAATTATGGTTACATCAG GAGCAAAATTGATTGAATCATCAAGAGCTTTCACCATAGTAAACGATTGCAAAGACACAATTTGGCCTGGGATCTATGGGGAGAATTTTGGTGGTGACGGATTTGCTCTAAAATCAGGCCAATCTACTGTCTTTAATGCTCCGGTTGGATGGTCTGGTCGGATATGGGGTCGAACCGGTTGTAATTTTGATGAAAATGGCAATGGCTCTTGCCAAACTGGTAGCTGTGGCAATTCAATCAAATGCATAGCTTCAGGCAAAACACCAGTCTCACTTGCTGAATTTACACTTGCATCTATCGATTATTACGATGTTAGCCTTGTCGATGGATTCAATTTACCGGTCGTCGTTAAACCGTTAAATGGTAAAGGGAACTGCACTGTTGCGGGTTGTGATGGTGATTTGAGACCCTATTGCCCACTAGAACTCGCCGTTAAATCCGGCAAGAAAATTATCGGTTGCCGGAGTGCTTGTGATGTATTTGGTACTGATCAATACTGTTGTAATGGTAACTATGGGAACCCAGTGACATGCCAGCCTACTTATTACTCCAAGAGGTTTAAACAGGCTTGTCCTGCTGCTTATAGTTATGCATATGATGATCCAACCAGTGTTTTTACTTGCTCAGCATCTGACTACCTCATCATCTTCTGCTCATCAAG GAAGGATAAGGTTTGCATATTTCATGATCACAAACTCACCTGCAATGGATCAAATGGCTTAACAGCACTTGCTGGACGACGGTGGACAATAATTCTCGGATTTATACTGATAATTATTAATCTATGGATTGTGTTTTAA